The Lysinibacillus timonensis nucleotide sequence AAATGCGACAACTAATATTCCTGATTGAATGACAGTATAATCTCGGAACCCAATTGCCTCGTAAATATACCGTCCAATTCCCGGCCAACTAAAAATCGTTTCTGTGAGGATAGCTCCACCTAATAATAGACCAGTCTGTAAACCAATTACTGTTAAAATTGGGATTAGCGCATTTTTTAAGGCATGTTTATAGATGACAACTACCATCTTTTGACCCTTTGCCCTTGCAGTACGAATATAATCTGAACGCATCACCTCTAACATAGAAGAACGAGTCATTCTAGCAATAATAGCCATCGGTATCGTAGCCAATGCTATTCCAGGTAGTGTTAAGTACTTAAGCGTTGCTAAAAACTGATCAAATCTACCTTGTAGCAACGTATCAATTAAATAGAAATGGGTTATCGCCTCTACAGGGTTCCGTACTTCCTCTCGCCCCGAAGTTGGGAACCACCCTAAGTTAATGCCAAAAGCCCATTGTTCCATTAAGCCCAACCAAAAAATAGGCATTGATACACCTATTAGTGCAATCACCATCGCTAAATAATCAAACCATGAATTTTGGAACCATGCAGAAATAATTCCGGCATTCATTCCGATGATAACTGCCAAAATCATAGCAAAAACTGCTAATTCTATTGTTGCAGCTAAATATGGCCAAATTTCAATCGCAATAGGTTGTTTAGTTCGCAGTGATTCTCCTAAATCCCCAGTTAATAATCCCTTTAAGTACTCAAAGTATTGAATGTACCACGGATTATCAAGCCCCAACTGTTGTCTTAAATCAGCAATTAATTCTTCGGAAGCTTGTTGACCTAAAATAACTCGTGCTGGGTCACCTGGAATTGCTCTAATTATTAAGAACACAACAAATGTCATACCTAGTAACACCGGAACTAACTGTAAGCATCTTCTCCCTATGTAGTGAAGCATAGTTTCTCCACCCCTCTATCAAATTTGCATTCATTAGTTGAAAGAAAAGGGAAGGCAAACTACCTCCCCTCTTGTGTACATAAATTGTATTGGAGTGCCTGGCACCCGTTTAATTCTGAATTGTTTGAGTGACTAGCACTAATTCAAACCTTATTCCATCGATACATTGTGTAGGCTTTCAGATCCTGTTGGGTGTGGTAAGTAGCCAGTAACTCCTTTTTTCCCTGCAAGTAATGGGATTGAGTGAGCTAATGGTACCCAAGGTGCATCATCATTGATAATTTCTTGTGCTTGTTTGTATAGATCATTACGTACTTCTTCATCAATTTCTGATTGTGCTGCAACTAATATTTCATGAAGTTCATCGTTCGAATAGTACGTGTAGTTGTTACTACCAATATTGTCTTTGTCCAGTAATGTGTAAAGGAAGTTATCCGCATCTCCGTTGTCACCAGTCCAACCAAGTAAGAATGCATCAAATTCTCCTCTATTCGCTTTATCTAAATAAGTTGCCCAATCAACACTTTGGATTTTAGCCGGAATTCCTACATCCGCTAAGTTTTTCTGAATTGCTTCCGCTACTTTTTGACCATCCGGCATATAAGGACGTGGAACTGGCATTGCCCAAAGTTCAATTTCCGAACCATCATAACCCGCTTCAGCTAATAATTCTTTTGCTTTCTCTGGGTTATACTCATATCCAGTAATTTCATCATTGTACCCGCTAATAGAAGGTGGCATTGGGTTTACTGCTACTTCTGCACGCCCTTCGAAGAACGCATCAACAATCGCTTGTTTATCGATTGCATAGTTCACAGCTTGACGAACTAATTTATTATCAAATGGTGGACGAGTCGTTGTTAAGCCTAAGTAACCAACGTTCATAGATGGACGTTCAATCAACTGTAAATTTGCATCAGCTTCAATTATCGCCGCATCTGAAGGATTAATACCGTCTGCTAAATCAATTTCACCAGCTAATAATGCGTTTAAACGACCAGAGTTATCCGGAATTGCACGGAAAATAATTGTATCTAACTTTGGTAAACCTTCTTTCCAGTAATCTGGATTTTTTTCGATTGTGATTGAATCATTCCGTTTCCACTCTACGAATTTGAACGGACCTGTTCCAACTGGATTATCACCGAAAGATTCACCAGCTGATTCGAATGCTGTTGGTGAAGCAATACCGAATGGGCTCATCGCGATATTTTTAAGGAACGGTGCTTGTGGACGAGATAATTTAAATACAACTGTATAATCGTCTTCTGCAATTACTTCATTAATAATGTCTTCCCCATTCGCTTTAAACATGGAGTGGAAATAATAGAACTGTTCTGCAGCTCCACCTTTCCATCTCTCTACATTTTTAACTACCGCTTCTGCATTGAAGTCAGTTCCGTCATGGAATTTAACGCCTTCTTCTAAAAAGAACG carries:
- a CDS encoding ABC transporter permease, encoding MLHYIGRRCLQLVPVLLGMTFVVFLIIRAIPGDPARVILGQQASEELIADLRQQLGLDNPWYIQYFEYLKGLLTGDLGESLRTKQPIAIEIWPYLAATIELAVFAMILAVIIGMNAGIISAWFQNSWFDYLAMVIALIGVSMPIFWLGLMEQWAFGINLGWFPTSGREEVRNPVEAITHFYLIDTLLQGRFDQFLATLKYLTLPGIALATIPMAIIARMTRSSMLEVMRSDYIRTARAKGQKMVVVIYKHALKNALIPILTVIGLQTGLLLGGAILTETIFSWPGIGRYIYEAIGFRDYTVIQSGILVVAFMFVMINLVVDILYSVVDSRIRYN
- a CDS encoding ABC transporter substrate-binding protein, giving the protein MKKNKFLSLWLFLVLALMFVLAACSGSQTTQPTETEKPTDGNTAEETKEEVPQVLVFGRGGDSVSLDPAIVTDGESFKVTENIYETLLNFGDQDTTVNPGLAKDWEVSEDGLTYTFFLEEGVKFHDGTDFNAEAVVKNVERWKGGAAEQFYYFHSMFKANGEDIINEVIAEDDYTVVFKLSRPQAPFLKNIAMSPFGIASPTAFESAGESFGDNPVGTGPFKFVEWKRNDSITIEKNPDYWKEGLPKLDTIIFRAIPDNSGRLNALLAGEIDLADGINPSDAAIIEADANLQLIERPSMNVGYLGLTTTRPPFDNKLVRQAVNYAIDKQAIVDAFFEGRAEVAVNPMPPSISGYNDEITGYEYNPEKAKELLAEAGYDGSEIELWAMPVPRPYMPDGQKVAEAIQKNLADVGIPAKIQSVDWATYLDKANRGEFDAFLLGWTGDNGDADNFLYTLLDKDNIGSNNYTYYSNDELHEILVAAQSEIDEEVRNDLYKQAQEIINDDAPWVPLAHSIPLLAGKKGVTGYLPHPTGSESLHNVSME